In the genome of Pseudonocardia cypriaca, the window ACCCGGCCGCCGACCCGGCGCTGATCACGGCCGCGCTCGAGGCGGTGCAGTCGCACTGCTCGCACGAGCGCGTCGAGGCCCGGCACGCGGCGCCGGCAGGCCGGGAGGACCGCGGCCGCCGCTTCCGCAGGCTGACCGCGCCGCGCAGCACGATCGTCCAGGCCGGGCCGGTGCACACCGGCCTGACCGCCGACCCGGAGGCGGAGCTGGAGCACCTGCTCACCACCCTGGTCCTGCCGTTACCCCGGTAGCACGAGCGGCTCAGACGTCGACCGTGGCGGGGGAGAGGCGCACCGGCATCGTGGCGTAGCCGCGCAGCACGCGGGTGGGACGGCGGCGGGGCGGGCCGGCGGGGGTGAGGTCGGGGAACCGGTCGAAGAGGGCCCGCAGGCCGACCTCGCCCTCCATCCTCGCGAGCGCGGCGCCCAGGCAGAAGTGCGGCCCGCTGGAGAACGCGACGTGCTCGCCCGCGTTGGGCCGGGTGACGTCGAACCGGTCCGGGTCGGGGAACACCGCCGGGTCGCGGTTGGCCCCGCCGAGCATGAGCACGACGAGCCGGCCTGCGCGGATGCGCTCGCCCGCCGCCTCGGTGTCGCGGTGCGCGATGCGGCCCGTGCGCTGGACGGGGGAGTCGATGCGCAGCACCTCGTCGACGGCACGCGCCCAGTGCTGCGGCTGGGCCCGCAGCAGCGCGAGCTGGTCGGGGTGGGCCGTGAGGAGCCCGACACCGTTGCCGATGAGGTTCACCGTGGTCTCGAAGCCGGCGGCGAGCAGCAGCATCGCGATGCTGATCAGCTCGTCCTCGCTGAGCCGCCCCTCGCCGTCCCGGGCGTGCACGAGCGCCGAGAGGATGTTGTCGCCCGGGTTCCGGCGCAGGTGGGCGAAGTGGGCTTCCATCCACGACTGCAGGGCGGCGAGGTCCCGCTCGGACCGGCGGAACTGCGCGTAGGTCAGGCCGGCGTCCAGCGACAGCGCGGCGCCCTCCCCCCAGTGCAGGAACTGCCGGCGCATCTCGACCGGCGCCCCGAGCATCTCGGCGATGACGGTGGCGGGCAGCAGGCTGGCGTAGTCCTCGATCACGTCCGCGGCAGGTCCTCTCGCTGCCATCCGGTCCAGCAGCTCGGCCGCGATCTCCTCGGTCCGCGACCGCAGCGCGGCCACCGCCTTGGCGCTGAACGCCCTGGTGACGAGTTTGCGGTAGCGGGTGTGGTCGGGCGGGTCGGTCGCCAGCATCGACGGGGGATCCACCGGTCCGTGCGGGCCGTCGCCCCCGGCCGCGACGGCGAGGCGCAGCATCGCCGGTGGCCGCCCGCTCGGGCCGCCGACCACGCCGAAGTCGGGGCTGCGCA includes:
- a CDS encoding cytochrome P450, with product MNAVAQVRQAIRWGVRHGFIRRALGKRRQAGDVTARLMLDPGFVADPFPHYATLRAQGRVVDNGIVLNTAHHDLTTAILRSPDFGVVGGPSGRPPAMLRLAVAAGGDGPHGPVDPPSMLATDPPDHTRYRKLVTRAFSAKAVAALRSRTEEIAAELLDRMAARGPAADVIEDYASLLPATVIAEMLGAPVEMRRQFLHWGEGAALSLDAGLTYAQFRRSERDLAALQSWMEAHFAHLRRNPGDNILSALVHARDGEGRLSEDELISIAMLLLAAGFETTVNLIGNGVGLLTAHPDQLALLRAQPQHWARAVDEVLRIDSPVQRTGRIAHRDTEAAGERIRAGRLVVLMLGGANRDPAVFPDPDRFDVTRPNAGEHVAFSSGPHFCLGAALARMEGEVGLRALFDRFPDLTPAGPPRRRPTRVLRGYATMPVRLSPATVDV
- a CDS encoding DUF3037 domain-containing protein encodes the protein MSTRHPFEYALLRVVPRIERGESLNAGVVLYSRPLDFLGARVHLDVQRLHALDPAADPALITAALEAVQSHCSHERVEARHAAPAGREDRGRRFRRLTAPRSTIVQAGPVHTGLTADPEAELEHLLTTLVLPLPR